taCTGCTTACTGCTTAATAGTTAACCATTTATATCGTGTTGACCGTTTAATCATCAGTGAAAACATTAAATCGCTGCACTAATGTGGGTGCTGTGATTAACCGCAGATTCCTACTTTACTGTGAGTCATTTAACACACCTCTGACGCACAGCGCGTGTCTCCCTTCTGCGTGGGTGGCAGCCCCCGCTTTAACAAAGCAGAGCGTCGCGAGACACTCATATCACATTTCACCAGTACTTAACGCCGTTTTTACGTCATTCGTAACGCCGCAtggcgttttctaatattctaatgatctccgccccataactcaGCCACTATAGTTCAGTCCGATCAGCCTataagcagagaagaagaagaacagaccGCACTAATCCATCACCGATCTCCTTTGCCACAAAGGATCGCATATATATACACGCCTGCGCAATGCAAATCCATCATGTTTGTTTCATGAAAGAAATCAACTGAATTTTGTTTACAATGACATTTGTTCACCTTACTTCTTACTGCATCTCTTACCCAGaataattatttaaatgtatttaaatttgAACTTGTTTGTACTATCCTGAAGGACACACGTCACGTTTTTGCCTCATCTTCGTGTTAAACGTTGATAAACTGAGTGTAAACAATGAAAATGTCGACATCTAAAAGAAACCATGCTGTTATCATATAAACCCAGCAGAGGGCACCAGAGCCCAAGAAACTGATGAAATACAATACAAGGCCACTGGCTGATAACtgacatatacacatacatacatgtaaacATTCCAATATCTCACCCAACATCAAGTTTTTTATATGAATCCAAAGTAAATATTAACATCTTAACACGTGTcacctcatttatttattttctattattttaGCCATGTGGAGCCTGGGAGAGCATGAAGAAGAACCCATGCTTGAAGTGTGGGGAGctttttgacctttgacctaacCTCTCCTTCTTCTACCCTGACAGATCTGAGTTCTTATACTGCACCATGGATAATGGCTGCATTATGTCCTTGATGCTGCAACACATTTAGTGTCCCAGTGAAAATTTttaacttattttatcttatttttttatgttctttatATTAAGAGCCATGTGGAGAAATTCAGGTTTATTTCTACATTATTCAGAATATTATGGTATGCAGAGCTAGAAGGAGCTGCCACTACacttattttatatattgttttagttttttatatgttgttttatttttactaagTCAACCCCATTAACACAGCAATTTGGCAATTAGTAATAATCAGATCTAATCTAAGCCACAAACTAAGAACTAAAGCCACAAACTTAGAACAACATGTTAGAAAAACCTTTATTCTTCTGCTGCCCAGCATGTAAACTCCTCGTTCTTCTCGCCCTTTTATTTTTCCACAATAACACTTCCATGAGGAAATTTTAAACAAGCCACAGTGTAAAACACAACTCACATGAGATAAAGTCACATAACGCTCCGATGAATTTCACATTAAATTATGTATCCCTTGAGCTTTATTCTCAGTTTATGTGCATTCAAGAAAAAAGTAAACAtggttgtgtttgtatttacaATTCTCAAAGGCTGCTGTGACTTTATAAATGGGTGAgtaggggtggggtgggtggggtgggtgtGGGGTGTTGATAAGCATAACACTGAGCATTTAAAGGCACAGTAAGTTCACTTCTGGTTTTTTAGTGGCATTTCCAGCAGTTAGAATTCACTAATGCTGAATGGCTCCTCATCTGTAATCCCGGGCgcctctgcttctgttttagTACCCGCTGCCGCTCTCCACGCAGCCCAGGGCTGCTGCGTTGTCAGGACACTTGCAGGACCGGCCGGACGGTGTGGCTAAACAGAGGTGAGTGCAGCCTCCGTTGTTCCCAGCACAGTAGTTttgtcctgaaaaaaaaaaagaaacatacatacaaacctcTTGTTAACGTGGGCTTTTATATAAATCATAACAAGAAGCCATCAAAGCTGAGACCAGCAGCAGGAAACAGCCTCTTCACTGTTTGTTATACATATACTAAAcatgaaaagaaacacagagcaaACTCCAGATGTTGGAGGCCCTCTCCCTTGACTCTGCATTCCCTGAATTTATGCATGCAGCCTTATCTGGAAAGGGAGGATGAAGCCTGGTGCTGCACTCTACCATTAGTCATCCCTTCACTTAATAATAAATACTAGCTGCAGAATTTTCCCTGTTGCTCAAGGAGTGGAGCCTCGATTTTTCACAGAACTCGGCTGTTTCAGAGAAAAGGGAATGGATAATAAGTCTGAATCAAAGGCAGCCCTGAGGATCAGGCTTTACTTCAATAATTCACTCTTTAGTGGTGCTGTGCATCACAGAAATGAGCCCCAGCATGAGGGCTAACATTTTAAAAGGACGTCATCACAAGTGGCTTTGTTACCTGCAGGACATTGGGCATAGGCCGTAGTGATCCCATACAGCTTGGTCTGTTTCTGAGGCTGGAACGTGTTGGATTCTCTGCCAGCATAGCGGTCCACTACAACCACAGCATTCCTGTCGTAAACACAGAACAAGAGTTTAGCTGCATCAGCGTAAGAAATCCTCCAGCCTTCATCCGTGTTGTATAAATTCTGTCGAGAATGAGTAAAGGTTTCTGCGCCATAATTGACGTAGATCTgttgaaaagtgtgtgtgtgtgtgtgtgcctccccccactaccaccacctcctccaccaccacctctctcAACCTTCTAAGGGCTACAGGCCTGGCGAGATCACAGAGAGGCCCCAGGCAGGTCACTCAGACACATGCCCCGGCTGAGAAATTGCAAGCAGCTGTCACTTTTTAGGATTCCTCCTCATcccacgtacacacacacacacagacacacaaccccCGCCTGTTTGCAGTGGCTAGTAACTAACGTATGAATCAAACACATGGAAAGGCAGCTAAACAGTTTCCTTGTGGGAGTGTCCGAGCCTGGGAGAGCATGAAGAAGAACCCATGCTTGAagtgtttgacctttgacctaacCTCTCCTTCCTCTACCCTGACAGATCTGTGTTCTTATACTGCAGCATGGATAAAGACTGCATTATGTCCTTGATGCTGCAACACATTTAGTtcccaaagaaagaaagaaagaaagaaagaaagaaagaaagaaagaaagaaagaaagaacagtTGTGAAACTTTataaacaacagaacagaaactCAAGTCAAAGTTAGACTTCTCTAAAGCTTTCAAACCTTTTCCAATCGGTGTAGTACATGTTCTTCCCCAAGGATGTGATTCCAAAAGGGTACTGAATCCCTTCCAAAATCTGACTGCGGTCACCCCGACCAGGATGCATACACTCCAATTTATGTGTGCCTACAGGCAAGACATTACTGTCAGTGCTCATAATGAAGCAGACATCATTTCACAGATGATTCATCTGTCTGAAATCTACCTGCGTCTGCCCAGCAAAGCAGAGAACTCTGCGAGTCGTAAGTCAGAGCGTTTGGCAGGCCGAGGTCGTCTTTAACCAGCACCCGTCTGTTGGATCCATCCATGTGAGACGTCTCAATCTTGGGGGCGTCGCGGTTCCAGTCAGCCCAGTACAGATTACTGTTTAGAGGACATGTGTGAGATTACAGCTTTATTACACTGATGAGAGAAGCTACTGCAGCAACAAACAGAACATAAGGGTCACATAGCTTCATGAACATATATGCAGCACGTTTCCTGAAAGTTACACACCCGTTAGGAGGGTCAGCGATGATGGCACGGGGGTTGATGAGACCAGAGTCTACAATGACACGTCGCTGCGACCCGTCCAGAGAAGCCACTGCAATGTGATCCTTCAAAGAGTCCGTCCAGAACATAAGTCGCCCCAAGTGGTCGATGGCAACTCCCTCTGGGCTTCCCAAATCTGTTAAGAGAgatatttttcatgaaaacaGTCCCCTAATAAAAGAGAACCAGTGCAGAATAAAGACGTAAACTCTACTTGATGAAATGACGGCAGTGGGCTCTCCTCCCTGGATGCTGGCCCTGCTGATGGAGGGAGATGTGATTTCGGTCCAGTAGACCATCTTCTCCACACAGTCATAGGCCACTCCTATGACTACCTTTGCCTACGAAGAGGTCAGTGAAAAACAACAATCTTTGAAGTGCTCCTCTTTTGGTcccaaacacaaaaacaacaaggagCAGATGTGTCTAGACATTAATTTAAACAAACTGGGGCACAGCATGAGCAACCTGACTGGACTCCAGGCCAGCTGGTTTCCAAATCAGTGGAACAAGAAATGCAGATTGCAGTTCCAAAGATGTGGGACTGATGTTAGTAATTAGTGTGAATGTCACCATGTGCCTCCAATAAAGCGAGAGCTTTGAATGCATGAAGCAGATGGGAAAATGTCAGGGCTGGAGCGAGTATTAGTGCAAGCACAGAGGCAGTTCGACGCTGAGCTGATGTTAAATACAGCCAGCGAGGAATTCCTcttgctgttttgttgtgtaaTCTTAATGATTCAAACAGTTCTGATGGTgtttatgtcattttttttataaaaaaagacgagaaaatgtttgttttaaaatgtttggcAATCAAAACGGGAAGTAAAACACTAAGGGAAACTTACCGGGAGATAGAGGACTGCTTTGGCGCCATCTTTGTTCATGTCGTAACCTTCCAGTGGGACGTGCTCTATCCTGCCGCTCTGGGCAAACAACAGGTGTGTTCCCGGGGGCAGGGCGTCTACATCGGGTCGAGGGCTGGGTCCAACAGGTGGTGACACTCCACCGTGGTCGATGCCTGATTGACATAAACAAAAATTCAGTGAAatgtatatatagatatctaagTGTGGCCCTGGGGTCCCTTGTTACTCACACATTGGTCTGCTGCCAGGTCCAGAGCGAGTCCCGGGGATCTCCTGTCCATTTCTCTCCACACACCAGCAGTGTCCTGTGCTGCCGTGGCACTGGGTGGGTTCATACTCACCGTTCTCATCGCACGCGGGGATGTACTGACCAACAGGGGGCCGGGGGCCCCGTGGACCATACGTACCCAGGAGGTTGTCTCTGTGGGTCTCACACTGTGATTTAGGCCTCTCTGAGCAAGAGAgcgaaaatgttttaaaattatttttaaattcagCTCTGTGTAAAACTCAGCATACACACCATGAATCAGTtccaaaaagaaaataaaaaccacattttcaaacattcCTCTTGCCCAAGTGGGCGGAATAAACAATGAAGAGAATGGAAATGCTCCAATTCTGCAGCAACATCAAAGAAAGCTCTGTCTGAGCTCTCGTGACAGAAGCTTAAAATAAACTTGTAGTAGCACAGCCTCAATATTTAGTTATCAGAGTGGATAGAAAACAGAGAGTGATGATTTAATAAGATGATGTGTCAGTTTGACAGAAAGGGATTTACCTGATGAGCAGTAGAATCCGTCGCCGTGGTAACCTGGCCTGCACTGGCAGATAAACGATCCCTGGGTGTTACTACACATGGCGTCCTGATGACACCTGCCTCGCTGGCACTCATCGATGTCTTCAGGCAAAATGTTCAGAGGGTGAGTGAGGACAGAGCACATTCAGAAAATACACTGTAAACCTTATACTCTCCTATTATACACAGTGTAGACAGGGTCAGACTGGACCTGAGTCTGTGCCGGCAGTGCAGGACATGAACACAGAGTGCAGAAAGAATGGAAACCGTGAATGACCAGACTCCAAACCCGTGCACATGATGAAATGCCCATCTGGTTTTAATGTTTTCCTGCTCAATCACTGCAGATGTATTATGTAACCAGCTTCACCTCCCACAGAACTGAACAGATGGTTTAACAATTACGTCCATGTAACAGGTTTAAACTGTTGTATGATCCTGGACAGAACCAAGCCATTCAGTTATTGACTTAGTAGTTCCAAATAAGGCCTGATGAAAAAACTCACAAATGTTCAGTTTCCTTTAATGTAAGACAAGAATTCTTTAAGAATAAGCAGCCACGCGTGTGCATTTGTACTtgaatacatatttatatacattaaTTGCTGCAGATTTATTTTCCTGCAGCTAACTGATCAAAAACCATCTGGAGTCTATGTTGTTCACAGCAATGTAGATGCCGGTCGTGTATTTTATGTGAGATAAAAGATACAATAAGGTTTTAAATGTAGTAAACAATGTGAAGTACCTTGGCAGATGCGACCATCTCCAATGAACCCTTCTAGACAGGTGCAAATGAAGTTTGACCCTCCAGTGTAGCTGCACTGAGCACGCTCAGGAACATCGCAGTCATGGCTGCCCTCCTCGCAGTGGTCCACAGATCGATCAACCGCTGAAGAGACCAAGAAGAGGAAGGGACATGGACTTCTTTGGCATGGAGAGACATGATTTCCAAACTGTTGATCTGTTCCTTTAACATACTGCTTCTACAAATCTGCACCCTGTTTGAGGTAAAACTGTATATTTGCATGATCAGGAGATATGCACCTATCTTATGGTTTCTGTTTCTTACCAACACAAGTCCTCCCATCGCTTCCAAACTGATAGCCATCCTCACATTCACAGCGGAAGGTCCCGGGCTGGTTGTTGCAGATTGCATTGCCACCGCAGATCTGAGGGTCCTCTCTGCACTCATCAATGTCTGATAAAGACAGCAGCCTGTTATCACTATGCGACTTCCTCCTTAAATCCAAGTTTGAAGTCTGGATTTGTCATAATCAGCATAAGACGTTGTGAGATCAGAGCAGAGATCAGAGATTTCTTGATTACAAATGTTTCATGATAGCATCGGTCTGAAATACTTCCTTTCATTTTCTACTGTGAGTTCTTCCTGTTTGGAGAAAGGTTGTATAGTTTAGGCTGGGAATGGCGGCCACACTGGATATGTTAACATAATCTCAGAGTATGGAATACTTTTTGTTTACCATATGACACGCCCTCTACTAATTGGCATGATTGAGCAGTTCCCCAGGAAGGAAGGCTTTGAAACGTCTGGGTTATTTTAATTGTGGGTCTAAAATGAGgctgaaagcagcagagagactGAATGACCTTTATTACTTCCAACAATGATAACAAAAGgtcctttttcctctttttcctaTGACATTTCTTACCGTAGCATGTGCGACCATCGCCACTGAACCCAGTAGCACACTGACAAGTGAATTGGTTTCCCTCTCCAGGTCGGCAAACGGCGTTAGTGTCACAGCCGTGTCTTCCGGTGAAACATGGATTTTCCTCTGTCTGCCCCCCTGAGAAGGACAAGCACCAGACACAAATACTTCCATGAGAAATAAAACAGTCTCTGAGTCAGGATGTtacacagcaggaaggaaatgAGCTCAGGCCAAAACAAGAGGACAAAATAATCTCAGTGTGCTCACCATTGACGTCCCCGATCTTGTTGCTCATTGCATACCGGAGGATTTCATTATTGGCGTCGTACATGACAAAGATCTGGTCTACACTGAGCATCTGGGTGGGTTTCACTTCTCTCAAAGGCTCGCTGTGCTGACAGCTCTGGAAGGTGATGGTCTGACGCCACTGATGCGTCCTGGATTCAGTGGAGCCATCGGGCATGCTCACAGTGTAGCCCCGAGTGGAGGATGAGGTGATCACTGGAAGGTTTAAGTAGACAGGTAAGAAGCAGCTAGAGTAATGATCAGAAATAGGCAGATAGATGTGGATTCTTTGGAGCTCACAGTTGTTGCTGTACTGGTAGATCTCAGAGTAAGGTTCGACCTGCACTGTGGAGCCGGGGGGCACCTCAGGGACCTGGCCTTTTAGATTAGTGCTCACAATCAGGTGGTCATGCTCATCAATGCCTTTGAACTCCTGCGTGATGGTCAGCTTCTCATTCCCTGGCAGAAAGGTCACCTCCGCCTGCCGTGTGAACTCCCCCCCTTCAGAGCACAGAGCAGAAGAGGTTTACTTTAACAGCCTGGCCTTGGATGAACTTTGGCTCACAGCTGAGGTAATGTGTGGGGGTTCCGCTGGACAGTgagtgaagctgcagctgtatgGCAAACTCACATTTGTTTACACAGATCCATTTCTGCAGTCTAACACTCACCAATAATGCTGAAGCCGTTCTTGAAGCCAGGCTGCTCCAGAGCAAACGCCCACCCGATCACACCGCCAAGGGCCGACAGGGGCAGCAGCGAAGGCCCAAGAGCATAGGGGATGTCGCTAATGGCCACGTAGGATCGGCCATCGTTCACAACAATGTATGAATGGAGGTCATTGCTGGCAAACTCCAACGGCGTAGGAGAGTTGCCCACAGAAACTCTTCCGTGTATTTTACCATTCATCCTCTGTGGTTTCCCTGAAAAGAAGAAACCAAAACCATGGAGGTTagtgacagagagaagaaaacaaccCTCCTGGGTGACCCTGGAGATTTGCTTAAATTAATTTCA
This Parambassis ranga chromosome 15, fParRan2.1, whole genome shotgun sequence DNA region includes the following protein-coding sequences:
- the nid1a gene encoding nidogen-1, with the protein product MGWQKQGWLVCAAFLGFVSSVASITRDDLFPFGPSARDQLLEPGTDQTHRLDLSKPVLFYDGTFDSIFINTNGFVATTEPTAESTYLASMPPKFGMIAALQGDLDTSDGVGKVFFRQDSSREVLRQAAEHINRAFPEDDEVEPTHAVVITWVDVASHEPQPTQDEKRNTFQLVIASLEKASYAIVLYTRDGIQFFSTPVQSSSATMHAGFSKGLVRGFLFSSQGPYYRTTTDDESSVRDLAKETNSGLRGVYVYEIGTSPYFSNVAPGEVTDLPTEEPPQEEVPYVRRHEYTEQHLEYPPYDAGQVEVHPIQYQPHQPENPEVVVVVDDTDLNVDVFRYNLGTCANNRNKCSQFADCKDYSSGYCCHCRPGFYGNGIQCVAEGKPQRMNGKIHGRVSVGNSPTPLEFASNDLHSYIVVNDGRSYVAISDIPYALGPSLLPLSALGGVIGWAFALEQPGFKNGFSIIGGEFTRQAEVTFLPGNEKLTITQEFKGIDEHDHLIVSTNLKGQVPEVPPGSTVQVEPYSEIYQYSNNLITSSSTRGYTVSMPDGSTESRTHQWRQTITFQSCQHSEPLREVKPTQMLSVDQIFVMYDANNEILRYAMSNKIGDVNGGQTEENPCFTGRHGCDTNAVCRPGEGNQFTCQCATGFSGDGRTCYDIDECREDPQICGGNAICNNQPGTFRCECEDGYQFGSDGRTCVAVDRSVDHCEEGSHDCDVPERAQCSYTGGSNFICTCLEGFIGDGRICQDIDECQRGRCHQDAMCSNTQGSFICQCRPGYHGDGFYCSSERPKSQCETHRDNLLGTYGPRGPRPPVGQYIPACDENGEYEPTQCHGSTGHCWCVERNGQEIPGTRSGPGSRPMCIDHGGVSPPVGPSPRPDVDALPPGTHLLFAQSGRIEHVPLEGYDMNKDGAKAVLYLPAKVVIGVAYDCVEKMVYWTEITSPSISRASIQGGEPTAVISSNLGSPEGVAIDHLGRLMFWTDSLKDHIAVASLDGSQRRVIVDSGLINPRAIIADPPNGNLYWADWNRDAPKIETSHMDGSNRRVLVKDDLGLPNALTYDSQSSLLCWADAGTHKLECMHPGRGDRSQILEGIQYPFGITSLGKNMYYTDWKRNAVVVVDRYAGRESNTFQPQKQTKLYGITTAYAQCPAGQNYCAGNNGGCTHLCLATPSGRSCKCPDNAAALGCVESGSGY